Proteins encoded by one window of Misgurnus anguillicaudatus chromosome 4, ASM2758022v2, whole genome shotgun sequence:
- the dnmbp gene encoding dynamin-binding protein isoform X3 — MKGQIALGHPMQFAPVAWDVSKAPPKRGKSVEELVSESWDKERCMQMLHFQQHQQAMCQQDFRPAPGHWDQQAYLAQANGVRQHSWEYEDWDRVTYRECPPQQIFYQSPEAVYQEPRKPQEWAGNHCFYEHKEDLDYSDRRDDRDYVESPRTKDRPDPVNRYHSWESDEYREGREPYSRRDRYEQCIDRDDLDYYDKRYDYRDGDRRGRNYRDHKELDKYDRYDRRDSKHQEPYESRTKDRYRYRETDQYDSKDDDRYDRREKDQRDLRKDDRYERSYNEDDRRRRDRYQYRERDLRDRRDCERYAQRKDDYEYREKEKIRTKPEYCDRRERTDAELAQRDNSKYKSVDSLDTKDGYDPKKRNHYDRYDYRENIQSEQRNRYEFKDRDSLDRRPKDHYQYRNRDQQDYKEYDDRNYKKDERYDSGVKDCDYKGCEDDQYDQKLRERYRDLRSVSEEHNQGGYNSDHSSGRYNKECEKDVYRKQALREIRSYEDPKDQDRPDSGKLDVESLGRIRKPIYVGSLDRNSFYRKTAPSSLRKSEFATNRKKKQEMTLLASQPKSLEPSPASAATTEDPEQRMLEKRLKVIDELLQTEHDFIKDLQMCVKEIIQPLQEKQVQSIDFDGLFGNINSVIDLSRRLYKSLQDTDSIGNVFLDYKNELEEVYKVYCQNHDDAISLLEAYEKDENIQKHVLECLEKLRGIYREWGKTNYINLGSFLIKPVQRVMRYPLLLMELLNTTPESHHDRKQLTEAVMSIKEINVNINEYKRRKDLVVKYRKGDEDRLIDKISKLSMHSIIKKSNRVSSHLKHLTGFSPQIKDEAFDEAEKRFRLQERLIKSFIRDISLYLQHIRESASVKVLAAISFCDVYTERQQQMDPERFQKAHRCISDKQFTEFKERTEALVIAPLTQLLNMFAGPHKLILKRKDKLLDYDNCKERAERLKDKRVQEELQAARNNYEALNAQLLDELPKFHRTAEELFISCVRGFAHAQKDFISLTVRELTPLLQLSGLAGTEGNLVSLFQEEHTRVMDLLQSFSFFPDNLPTTVRKTIEKKTVEKQSSKKLQGPPNYVLQTDKQRAGLLARYGPEKLFQADRNFNAAQDLDVSLLEGDIVGVIKQQDPMGSQNRWLIDNGATKGFVYSSFLKPYNPRTSQSDVSIESQSSNESGYGGSSPRFSRQNSDSTLVFNQETATVSFSTATPPLQTHTRHDTTPRKNREASTNQRDSLDPTYRNSPNGKEPSETALRNNRDYEPSYRSPTNHRDSLDSGQITPTNHRNPSDFSETDSSNRNSRYESSSRYSNGSNGSLQRRNGDYSVQQKSPQYPPDEFIDPEPELDGHQIYYAIYSFSARCSNELSVSANQRVRILEFQDMNGNQEWWLGEAGGRRGYIPSNYIRKSEYT, encoded by the exons ATGAAGGGACAGATTGCGCTAGGACACCCTATGCAGTTTGCTCCGGTGGCCTGGGATGTCAGCAAGGCTCCTCCCAAGAGAGGCAAGAGTGTGGAAGAATTGGTGAGTGAAAGTTGGGACAAGGAAAGATGCATGCAAATGCTGCATTTTCAACAGCACCAGCAGGCCATGTGCCAGCAGGATTTCAGACCCGCACCTGGACATTGGGATCAACAGGCCTACCTCGCACAAGCCAATGGCGTTCGTCAACACAGCTGGGAATATGAGGACTGGGACAGGGTTACTTATCGAGAATGCCCTCCCCAACAAATCTTCTATCAATCTCCAGAGGCGGTGTATCAGGAGCCCAGGAAACCTCAGGAATGGGCGGGTAATCACTGTTTTTACGAACATAAAGAGGATTTGGATTATTCCGACCGTCGAGATGACAGAGACTATGTTGAGAGCCCAAGGACTAAAGACCGTCCTGACCCCGTGAACCGGTACCACTCTTGGGAATCCGATGAATATCGTGAAGGCAGGGAGCCTTACAGTCGTAGAGATCGATATGAACAGTGTATTGACCGTGATGATCTGGACTACTACGATAAGCGATATGACTACAGAGATGGAGATCGCAGGGGTAGGAATTACCGTGACCACAAAGAACTGGATAAGTATGACCGTTACGATCGTAGAGACAGTAAGCATCAAGAACCATATGAATCTAGAACAAAGGACAGGTACAGATATAGAGAAACAGATCAGTATGACTCAAAAGATGATGACCGTTATGATCGTAGAGAGAAAGACCAGCGTGATCTGAGAAAAGATGACCGCTATGAGCGTAGTTACAATGAGGATGACCGTCGGAGACGTGACAGATATCAGTACAGAGAAAGAGACTTGCGTGACAGAAGAGACTGTGAGCGATATGCACAAAGGAAAGATGATTATGAATACAGGGAAAAGGAAAAGATCCGTACAAAACCTGAGTACTGTGACCGTAGAGAAAGAACAGATGCAGAACTTGCACAAAGAGACAACTCTAAATACAAGTCAGTTGACAGCCTAGATACCAAGGATGGGTATGATCCTAAGAAACGTAATCACTATGATCGATATGATTACAGAGAAAATATTCAATCTGAGCAGAGGAATCGCTATGAGTTTAAGGATAGAGACTCCCTTGACCGTAGGCCAAAAGATCACTATCAGTACAGAAACAGGGATCAACAGGATTACAAAGAGTACGATGATAGAAACTATAAAAAAGACGAACGGTATGACAGTGGTGTTAAAGACTGTGATTACAAGGGATGTGAAGATGATCAATATGACCAAAAACTCAGGGAGCGATACAGGGATCTAAGGTCTGTTTCGGAAGAACACAATCAAGGGGGTTACAACAGTGACCATAGCAGTGGAAGATACAACAAGGAATGTGAAAAGGATGTTTATCGCAAGCAGGCACTACGGGAGATACGATCTTATGAGGACCCCAAGGACCAAGATCGTCCAGATTCAGGAAAACTAGATGTGGAAAGTCTAGGCCGGATACGAAAGCCTATTTATGTGGGTTCACTTGACAGGAACAGCTTCTATAGGAAGACGGCACCCAGCTCATTAAGGAAGTCAGAATTTGCCACCAACAGGAAAAAGAAACAAG AGATGACCCTACTCGCCTCTCAGCCCAAGTCTCTTGAACCATCCCCAGCATCAGCGGCCACCACTGAAGATCCTGAACAGAGGATGCTGGAGAAGAGATTAAAAGTCATCGATGAGCTTCTGCAGACAGAACACGACTTCATTAAGGATCTTCAGATGTGTGTGAAGGAGATCATTCAGCCTCTGCAGGAGAAACAG GTCCAGAGTATTGACTTTGATGGTCTCTTTGGAAACATCAACTCCGTAATCGACCTCTCCCGTCGACTTTACAAGAGTCTCCAAGATACAGACTCcatag GTAACGTGTTCTTGGACTACAAAAATGAATTGGAAGAGGTTTACAAGGTCTATTGCCAAAATCACGATGATGCCATCTCTTTACTGGAGGCCTATGAGAAGGATGAGAACATCCAGAAACACGTGCTCGAGTGTCTGGAAAAGCTCAG AGGGATATACCGTGAGTG GGGAAAGACCAACTACATTAATCTGGGATCCTTTTTGATAAAGCCGGTTCAGAGAGTAATGCGATACCCGCTGCTGCTGATGGAACTGCTCAACACCACACCAGAATCACACCACGACCGCAAGCAACTCACAGAGGCTGTGATGTCCATCAAAGAAATCAATGTTAACATCAATGAATACAAGAGGAGAAAAGATCTTG TGGTGAAGTATCGCAAGGGTGATGAAGATCGACTCATCGACAAGATCTCAAAGCTGAGTATGCACTCCATCATCAAGAAGTCCAACCGAGTAAGCAGCCATCTGAAACACCTGACTGGATTTTCACCTCAG ATCAAAGATGAAGCTTTCGATGAAGCAGAGAAAAGATTCAGACTCCAGGAGCGACTGATCAAATCTTTCATCAGGGATATCTCCCTCTATCTGCAGCATATAAGG gAGTCTGCGTCAGTGAAGGTGCTGGCCGCCATCAGTTTCTGTGACGTCTATACAGAACGACAACAGCAGATGGATCCTGAACGCTTCCAGAAAGCTCATCGATGTATCAGCGACAAACAGTTTACGGAGTTT AAAGAGAGGACAGAAGCTCTGGTCATCGCTCCTCTCACCCAGTTGCTCAACATGTTCGCTGGGCCGCACAAACTGATACTGAAGCGCAAAGACAAGCTTCTAGACTACGACAACTGTAAGGAGCGCGCGGAGAGGTTAAAAGACAAACGTGTCCAGGAGGAACTCCAGGCCGCCAGGAACAACTACGAAGCCCTAAACGCCCAGCTGCTCGATGAGCTGCCGAAATTTCACCGCACGGCCGAAGAGCTGTTCATCAGCTGCGTGAGAGGCTTCGCACATGCCCAGAAAGACTTCATCTCGCTCACAGTGCGAGAGCTCACGCCACTTTTGCAG CTGTCTGGATTGGCTGGTACAGAAGGGAATCTGGTATCCTTGTTTCAGGAGGAACACACACGTGTGATGGATTTACTCCAGAGCTTCAGTTTCTTCCCTGACAACCTTCCCACTACTGTGCGCAAGACGATTGAGAAGAAGACTGTGGAAAAGCAGAGCTCCAAGAAACTTCAAGGCCCT CCAAACTACGTGTTGCAGACCGACAAGCAACGAGCTGGGCTTCTGGCAAGATACGGACCAGAAAAACTCTTCCAGGCTGACAGGAACTTTAATGCAGCACAAGACCTGGATGTGTCTTTACTGGAGGGAGATATAGTGGGGGTCATCAAACAGCAAGATCCCATGGGCAGTCAGAACCGCTGGCTGATAGACAATGGAG CTACAAAGGGCTTTGTGTACAGTTCGTTCCTAAAGCCCTACAACCCGCGCACGAGCCAGTCAGATGTTTCCATTGAGAGCCAGTCATCAAATGAATCGGGCTATGGTGGCTCCTCCCCTAGGTTCTCACGGCAGAACAGCGACAGCACTCTCGTCTTCAACCAAGAAACGGCGACTGTCAGCTTCTCGACGGCCACGCCTCCCCTCCAAACACACACTCGCCATGACACGACCCCTAGGAAAAACAGAGAGGCCTCCACCAATCAGAGAGATTCCCTCGACCCCACCTACAGAAACTCCCCAAACGGCAAAGAACCGTCTGAGACAGCCTTACGAAATAACAGGGACTATGAACCTTCATACAGAAGTCCCACCAATCACAGAGACTCTTTAGACTCGGGTCAGATCACGCCGACCAATCACAGAAACCCCTCGGACTTCTCGGAGACGGACTCCTCCAATAGGAACTCTAGATACGAGTCGTCTTCGAGGTACAGCAATGGTTCAAACGGTTCGCTGCAGAGACGAAATGGAGATTATTCGGTACAGCAGAAGAGTCCACAGTACCCTCCTGATGAATTTATAGATCCAGAACCAGAACTGGATGGCCACCAg ATATATTATGCGATCTACTCATTCAGTGCCCGGTGTTCGAATGAACTCagcgtttcagccaatcagaggGTCCGAATCCTTGAGTTCCAGGACATGAATGGAAACCAGGAGTGGTGGCTGGGCGAGGCCGGGGGGCGAAGAGGTTACATCCCATCCAATTACATACGCAAATCGGAGTACACATGA